A genomic region of Trichothermofontia sichuanensis B231 contains the following coding sequences:
- a CDS encoding VIT domain-containing protein, translating into MKTTYLLPGLALLLLGGVGLSSHLATGAPYALRVIQPSGKEATTMPTRTKPADRPTGGLWVQSKDGESQVFPLKHTNVNATISGNLSRVEVTQRFENPFTDPLEAVYVFPLPDEAAVDDMEIKIGDRIIKGEIKKREEAQQIYEQAKREGRTAGLLEQDRDNVFTQSLANIRPGEQIEVTIRYTDSLKFEGGDYEFVFPMVVGPRYIPGTPIGPSGDTDQVPDASRITPPVLKPGTRSGHDIAVTVAIEAGVPIQSVQSTSHQIQVQAEGNRVRVQLANEDTIPNKDLILRYKVAGQETQTTVLTQADDRGGHFAVYLIPALTYRRDEIVPKDVVFLMDTSGSQSGDPLVKSQELMRRFINGLNPNDTFTIIDFANTATQLSSQPLPNTAQNRAKAIAYIDQLNANGGTELMNGINAVLNFPPAPEGRLRSVVLLTDGYIGNDTEVIAAVQQRLPVGVRLYSFGVGSSVNRFLLDRLAEVGRGTMQVIRQDEASGPVAEKFFRQINNPVLTNIQVEWLGEGSKPTIYPLVAPDLFANQPLVLFGRKDDHRSGRLRIRGVAAGGERYEQVLDVNFESRGEAGNPAIAQLWGRARIKELMNQMYGMETTSGVEAVTNTALAYRLLSQYTAFVAVSEEVRVDPDGTRRTVQVPVELPEGVSYEGIFGSAEAVHRGAMPQAAYAPMAPVMSYQMPMTGISRNQTAPLWKADESTLESAAQAEPAIRVIRADGLDAAAIADLNRHLETLTVPANLTGDMTLKLVIRNGRVSQVRLDDQQSTLQDAAFFTTLKQHLQRWQVPGSVTRSPVRLVVQVR; encoded by the coding sequence ATGAAAACGACTTATTTACTACCCGGCCTAGCCCTGCTGTTATTAGGGGGAGTGGGGCTTAGCTCCCATTTAGCAACTGGGGCACCCTATGCCCTGCGAGTTATTCAACCGAGTGGAAAGGAGGCAACAACGATGCCCACACGCACCAAACCCGCTGATCGTCCCACTGGGGGACTTTGGGTTCAAAGCAAAGACGGTGAATCCCAGGTATTTCCGCTAAAGCACACTAACGTTAACGCTACCATTAGTGGTAACCTCTCGCGGGTTGAGGTTACCCAACGCTTTGAAAATCCGTTTACCGATCCCCTAGAAGCCGTCTATGTGTTTCCACTACCGGATGAAGCCGCCGTGGATGACATGGAAATCAAGATCGGCGATCGCATTATCAAGGGTGAGATTAAGAAACGAGAGGAAGCCCAACAGATTTACGAACAAGCCAAACGAGAGGGCCGGACTGCTGGTTTGCTGGAGCAGGATCGGGATAATGTTTTTACCCAATCCCTGGCGAATATCCGTCCGGGGGAACAAATTGAAGTCACGATTCGCTACACGGATTCGCTGAAATTTGAAGGGGGCGATTACGAATTTGTCTTTCCAATGGTGGTAGGTCCCCGCTATATTCCCGGCACGCCGATCGGGCCAAGCGGTGATACTGACCAGGTGCCCGATGCTTCGCGGATTACACCGCCGGTACTGAAACCGGGCACGCGATCGGGCCATGATATCGCCGTCACCGTGGCGATCGAGGCCGGAGTGCCGATCCAATCGGTCCAATCCACTTCGCACCAGATCCAGGTCCAGGCGGAGGGCAATCGGGTCCGGGTGCAACTGGCCAATGAGGACACGATTCCCAATAAGGATCTGATCCTGCGCTACAAGGTCGCTGGTCAGGAAACCCAAACCACAGTCTTAACCCAGGCCGACGATCGGGGCGGACACTTTGCGGTTTATCTGATCCCCGCCCTGACCTATCGCCGCGACGAAATCGTGCCCAAGGATGTGGTGTTCTTGATGGACACCTCCGGGTCCCAGTCGGGCGATCCGCTGGTGAAATCCCAGGAACTCATGCGGCGCTTTATCAATGGGTTGAACCCCAACGATACATTTACCATCATTGATTTTGCCAATACGGCCACCCAGCTATCCAGCCAACCCCTGCCCAACACGGCCCAGAATCGCGCCAAGGCGATCGCCTATATCGACCAACTGAATGCCAATGGCGGCACAGAACTGATGAATGGCATCAACGCCGTGTTGAATTTTCCCCCAGCTCCAGAAGGACGGCTACGCAGTGTGGTCCTGCTCACAGATGGGTACATTGGTAACGATACCGAGGTGATTGCCGCTGTCCAGCAACGCCTACCCGTGGGGGTACGGCTCTATAGCTTTGGCGTGGGCAGTTCAGTGAACCGCTTCTTGCTCGATCGCCTGGCGGAAGTGGGGCGCGGCACGATGCAGGTGATTCGCCAGGATGAGGCCAGCGGTCCCGTGGCGGAAAAATTCTTCCGGCAGATCAACAATCCAGTCCTGACCAATATCCAGGTGGAATGGCTGGGAGAAGGGAGCAAGCCAACGATCTATCCCCTCGTTGCCCCAGATTTATTTGCCAACCAACCCCTGGTACTCTTTGGGCGTAAGGACGATCACCGGAGTGGTCGCCTGCGGATTCGTGGGGTTGCGGCTGGGGGTGAGCGCTACGAACAGGTCCTCGATGTGAACTTTGAGTCCCGTGGTGAGGCGGGGAATCCCGCGATCGCCCAACTGTGGGGCCGCGCCCGGATCAAGGAACTGATGAACCAGATGTATGGCATGGAAACCACATCGGGCGTGGAAGCCGTCACCAATACCGCTCTTGCCTATCGCCTGCTCTCCCAATACACCGCGTTTGTGGCCGTCAGTGAGGAAGTCCGGGTTGATCCGGATGGCACCCGCCGCACGGTACAAGTCCCGGTTGAGTTACCCGAAGGCGTAAGCTACGAGGGAATTTTTGGCTCCGCAGAGGCCGTCCACAGGGGAGCCATGCCCCAGGCCGCCTATGCCCCAATGGCACCCGTGATGAGCTACCAGATGCCCATGACGGGGATATCCCGCAATCAGACAGCCCCGCTCTGGAAGGCGGACGAAAGCACGCTGGAAAGTGCGGCTCAGGCCGAACCCGCGATTCGGGTGATCCGGGCGGATGGATTAGATGCGGCGGCGATCGCCGATTTGAACCGTCACCTGGAAACCCTCACGGTTCCGGCCAACCTGACGGGCGACATGACCCTGAAATTGGTGATCCGCAATGGTCGCGTGAGCCAAGTGCGCCTGGATGATCAGCAGTCCACCCTCCAGGACGCGGCGTTCTTCACAACGCTGAAGCAGCACCTACAACGCTGGCAGGTACCCGGATCGGTCACCCGTAGCCCAGTGCGGCTGGTGGTACAGGTGCGGTAG
- the gatB gene encoding Asp-tRNA(Asn)/Glu-tRNA(Gln) amidotransferase subunit GatB, translating into MTSAAPAKTRYEAVIGLETHCQLSTDTKIFSPSSTEFGAPPNTHIDPVCMGLPGTLPVLNQKVLEYAVKAGLALNCQIAPYSKFDRKQYFYPDLPKNYQISQYDLPIAEHGWLEIELPDASGAPVRKRIGIRRLHMEEDAGKLVHAGSDRLAGSAYSLVDFNRAGVPLVEIVSEADLRSGQEAAEYAQELRRIVRYLGISDGNMQEGSLRCDVNISVRPVGQAEFGTKVEIKNMNSFSAIQRAIEYEIERQIEALENGETIVQETRLWEENSQRTISMRSKEGSSDYRYFPEPDLMPIVVSVEQQAIWRSELPELPAQKRRRYEEELGLSAYDARVLTDDRAIAEYFEATIAAGADAKQAANWIMGDIAAYLNKANRKITEIALTPTVLAELITLIDKGTISGKIAKEILPELLEKGGSVQALVEAKGLTQISDAGAIAAAIDAVLAANPKELEQYRNGKTKLQGFFVGQVMKQTGGRADPKLTNQLLLQKLKGEA; encoded by the coding sequence ATGACCTCTGCCGCACCTGCTAAAACTCGCTACGAAGCTGTGATTGGCCTGGAAACCCACTGTCAACTGAGTACTGACACGAAGATTTTCTCCCCCAGTTCCACTGAATTTGGTGCACCGCCCAATACCCACATTGATCCGGTGTGTATGGGGTTGCCGGGGACGTTGCCGGTGCTGAACCAGAAGGTACTGGAGTATGCGGTAAAGGCGGGGTTGGCCCTCAATTGCCAGATCGCGCCCTACAGTAAGTTCGATCGCAAGCAGTATTTCTATCCCGATCTACCCAAGAATTACCAGATCTCCCAGTACGACTTGCCGATCGCGGAACACGGCTGGCTGGAGATTGAATTGCCCGATGCGTCGGGGGCACCCGTGCGCAAACGGATTGGCATTCGTCGCCTGCACATGGAGGAGGATGCTGGGAAACTGGTCCATGCGGGCAGCGATCGTTTGGCGGGGTCGGCCTATTCATTGGTGGACTTTAACCGGGCGGGGGTTCCCTTGGTGGAGATTGTCTCGGAGGCCGATCTGCGATCGGGCCAGGAGGCTGCCGAGTATGCCCAGGAGTTACGGCGGATTGTGCGGTATTTGGGAATTAGCGATGGCAATATGCAGGAGGGGTCGCTGCGCTGTGATGTCAATATCTCGGTACGGCCAGTGGGGCAAGCAGAGTTTGGCACGAAGGTAGAGATCAAGAATATGAATTCCTTCAGTGCCATCCAGCGGGCGATCGAGTATGAGATCGAGCGCCAGATTGAGGCGTTGGAAAATGGGGAGACGATCGTCCAGGAAACCCGCCTGTGGGAGGAGAATAGCCAACGGACGATCAGTATGCGCAGTAAGGAAGGGTCGAGCGATTACCGCTATTTCCCGGAACCGGACCTGATGCCGATCGTGGTATCGGTGGAGCAGCAGGCGATCTGGCGATCGGAATTGCCGGAGTTGCCCGCCCAAAAGCGCCGTCGCTATGAAGAGGAATTGGGATTATCGGCCTACGATGCGCGGGTGCTGACGGACGATCGCGCGATTGCCGAGTATTTTGAAGCCACGATCGCTGCGGGAGCTGATGCCAAACAGGCAGCCAACTGGATCATGGGCGATATTGCCGCCTACTTGAATAAGGCTAACCGGAAAATTACTGAAATTGCCCTGACGCCAACGGTGTTAGCAGAGTTGATTACTCTGATCGACAAGGGCACGATTAGCGGTAAGATTGCCAAGGAGATTCTGCCGGAACTTCTGGAGAAGGGGGGATCGGTGCAGGCCTTAGTTGAGGCCAAGGGGTTAACCCAGATTTCCGATGCTGGCGCGATCGCGGCGGCGATCGATGCTGTCCTAGCTGCCAACCCCAAGGAGTTGGAGCAATACCGCAATGGCAAAACCAAGCTCCAGGGCTTTTTTGTCGGGCAGGTGATGAAACAAACGGGGGGACGCGCAGACCCGAAGTTGACCAATCAGCTGCTGCTGCAAAAGCTCAAGGGCGAAGCATAG
- the rplS gene encoding 50S ribosomal protein L19 produces MVALNANEIIRSIEAEHLKTDLPTLYIGDTVKVGVRIREGGKERIQPYEGVIIAERNSGINRTITVRRIFQGIGVERVFLVHSPRVASIQVLRRAKVRRAKLYYLRDRVGKATRLKQRFDRPLK; encoded by the coding sequence ATGGTTGCTCTAAACGCTAACGAAATCATCCGCTCAATTGAGGCGGAACACCTTAAAACCGATCTTCCCACCCTGTACATTGGCGATACCGTGAAAGTCGGCGTTCGCATCCGTGAAGGGGGCAAGGAACGGATTCAGCCCTATGAAGGGGTGATCATTGCCGAGCGCAACAGCGGCATTAACCGGACGATTACGGTTCGTCGGATTTTCCAAGGCATTGGTGTGGAGCGGGTTTTCCTGGTTCACTCCCCCCGTGTAGCCAGCATCCAGGTCCTGCGACGGGCTAAGGTGCGGCGGGCCAAGTTGTACTACCTGCGCGATCGTGTCGGTAAGGCTACCCGTCTAAAACAACGATTCGATCGTCCGTTGAAATAG
- a CDS encoding glycosyltransferase family 2 protein: MLPPSPAPLFSPQYSIVIPLYNEEAILPLLYPRLQAVLAQLAGPSEVIFVNDGSRDRTLALVRQLREQDPRICYLSLARNFGHQIAVTAGLQYARGQAVIVMDADLQDPPELIPAMVAQWQAGFEVVYARRTQRRQEDWFKRLMAYGFYRLLRQLADVEIPADTGDFCLMDRRVVQVLNAMPERGRYLRGLRAWVGFRQTSIPFQRDPRAAGSVKYTFRKSLALAIDGLVSFSRLPLRLATYLGLLSALVALIMAILVFYWRWFVPNSPLTGFAAIAIAVFFLGAVQLVSIGILGEYVGRIYDEVKGRPLYTLAEVAGFEGEAR, translated from the coding sequence ATGCTGCCGCCGTCTCCTGCGCCGCTGTTTTCGCCCCAGTATTCGATTGTGATCCCCCTCTATAATGAAGAGGCCATCCTGCCACTCCTCTACCCCCGCTTGCAGGCTGTCCTGGCGCAACTGGCTGGGCCGAGCGAGGTGATTTTTGTCAATGACGGCAGCCGCGATCGCACGCTAGCCCTGGTGCGACAATTGCGTGAGCAGGACCCCCGGATTTGTTATCTGAGTCTGGCGCGTAATTTTGGCCATCAGATTGCGGTGACGGCAGGACTTCAGTATGCACGGGGACAAGCGGTGATTGTTATGGATGCGGATCTGCAAGATCCCCCGGAATTGATCCCGGCGATGGTGGCCCAGTGGCAGGCGGGTTTTGAGGTGGTTTATGCGCGTCGCACCCAACGCCGTCAGGAGGACTGGTTTAAGCGGCTGATGGCCTACGGGTTCTATCGGCTGTTGCGCCAGTTGGCCGATGTTGAGATCCCGGCTGATACGGGGGATTTTTGCTTGATGGATCGGCGGGTGGTGCAGGTGTTGAATGCGATGCCGGAGCGAGGGCGGTACCTGCGGGGCCTGCGGGCGTGGGTGGGGTTTCGCCAAACCTCCATCCCGTTTCAGCGGGACCCACGGGCGGCGGGGAGTGTGAAATATACCTTTCGTAAATCCCTCGCGTTGGCGATCGATGGTCTGGTGTCGTTTTCTCGCCTCCCCCTGCGGCTGGCTACCTATTTGGGCCTGCTATCTGCACTGGTGGCGCTGATTATGGCAATTCTGGTGTTCTATTGGCGTTGGTTTGTACCCAATTCGCCGCTGACCGGGTTTGCTGCGATCGCGATCGCAGTCTTTTTCCTGGGTGCAGTTCAACTGGTCAGTATTGGCATTCTCGGGGAATACGTGGGCCGCATTTACGATGAGGTGAAGGGACGACCCCTCTATACCCTGGCGGAGGTGGCCGGCTTTGAGGGGGAAGCACGGTGA